A window of Massilia sp. NR 4-1 genomic DNA:
TGGCGCGCCAGCTGGAAGAATTCGAAACCAATGCCGCCAATGTGCTGTACGAGCGCGAGCGCCTGGAATGGCAGGTTGGCGAACTCGACAAGCTGGCCGCCAAGCCCGGCGAATGGGCCGACATCAGCCACGAGCACAGCCGCCTGTCGCACGCCGCCAGCCTGCTCGAAGGCGCGCAGGAAGCGCTGGCCGTGATTTCCGAATCGGACGAGCAGCCCATCGTGTCCCAGCTCTCGGCCCTGAACCAGAAGCTGGGCAAGCTGGTGGCCGTCGACGGCGAATTGCAGCCGGTGGTCGACCTGATCGAATCGGCGCGCATCCAGCTGCAGGAAGCCGTCTACGCCCTGAACACCTATCTCGACCGCGTCGAACTCGATCCCGACCGCCTGCGCGCCGTCGATGCCCGCATGGAAGCGCTGCATTCGACCGCGCGCAAATTCCGCGTCGCACCCGAAGAGCTGCCGGAAGAACATGCCAAGCTCACGGCCAAACTCGGCCAACTGGCCGACGCCAGCGATATCGACGGCCTGCGCCAGCAGGAAGAAAAGCTCAAAGCCGTCTACCTGGACGCTGCCGCCCAGCTCACGCAAACGCGCAGCGTGGCCGCGCGCCAGCTGGGCGAAGCCGTGACCAAGGCCATGCAGGAGCTGAACATGACCGGCGGCCGCTTCGAAATCGCCCTGCATCCTGGCGAGCCGGGCGCCAAAGGCGTGGAGCAAGTCGAATTCATGGTGGCCGGCCATGCCGGTGTGGCCGCCCGGCCGCTGGCCAAAGTCGCCTCCGGCGGCGAGCTGGCCCGCATCTCGCTGGCCATTTCCGTGATCACCTCCAAAGCCACCACCACCCCGACCCTGATCTTCGACGAAGTCGACAGCGGCATCGGCGGCGGCGTGGCCGAAGTGGTGGGCCGCCTGCTCAAAAAGCTCGGGCAAGAGCGCCAAGTCCTGTGCGTCACCCACCTGCCGCAGGTGGCCAGCCAGGCCAACCAGCACTTCCAGGTCGCCAAGAGCACGCTCGACAACGGCAAG
This region includes:
- the recN gene encoding DNA repair protein RecN, which produces MLRTLSIRDFVIVDTIELEFSAGFAVFTGETGAGKSILIDALTLALGGRGDASIVREGAAKADITADFTVTPQAAEWLAANEFAADEGGALLRRVIDNAGRSKAFINGVAATAAQLRELGDLLVDIHGQHAHQSLLKTEAQRELLDNQSGAAPNVREVGVAYKAWRALARQLEEFETNAANVLYERERLEWQVGELDKLAAKPGEWADISHEHSRLSHAASLLEGAQEALAVISESDEQPIVSQLSALNQKLGKLVAVDGELQPVVDLIESARIQLQEAVYALNTYLDRVELDPDRLRAVDARMEALHSTARKFRVAPEELPEEHAKLTAKLGQLADASDIDGLRQQEEKLKAVYLDAAAQLTQTRSVAARQLGEAVTKAMQELNMTGGRFEIALHPGEPGAKGVEQVEFMVAGHAGVAARPLAKVASGGELARISLAISVITSKATTTPTLIFDEVDSGIGGGVAEVVGRLLKKLGQERQVLCVTHLPQVASQANQHFQVAKSTLDNGKTASRIDVLDATARVEEVARMLGGLEITATTRQHARELLAS